In a single window of the Anaerotruncus rubiinfantis genome:
- a CDS encoding ketopantoate reductase family protein produces MNYLIIGSGATGGCIGGYLAAAGKDVTFIARGAHLAAMKEHGFLLHGTRMGEVKIDPVQACTAEDYTGKADVIFLCVKGYALEGVLPLMSKAAKPDSIIVPMLNIVGTGGALQERFPEYTILDGCIYIGSYINAPGEVTQTGDTFRVVYGEREGSAHAAQLAAIADDLREARIDPVVSEDIRSAAFAKYCMVSPYAAVEAYYDILTEPLQKPGRERDLYVALTREAIAVGRAMGLTLADQIVDDNLMQVDESTPDSSASMYKDLKRGGESEIDGLLFQVVRLARQYGVSVPNYLMIAEKYGYQG; encoded by the coding sequence ATGAACTATCTGATCATCGGTTCCGGCGCGACCGGCGGCTGCATCGGCGGCTATCTGGCAGCGGCGGGCAAGGACGTGACCTTTATTGCGCGCGGCGCGCATCTGGCAGCTATGAAGGAACATGGGTTTCTGCTGCACGGAACCCGGATGGGCGAAGTGAAGATCGATCCGGTGCAGGCCTGTACGGCTGAGGACTATACCGGGAAAGCTGATGTGATCTTTCTGTGCGTCAAAGGATACGCGCTCGAAGGGGTCCTTCCGCTGATGAGCAAGGCAGCCAAACCGGATAGTATCATCGTGCCGATGCTCAACATTGTGGGCACGGGCGGCGCGCTGCAGGAGCGTTTCCCGGAATACACCATTCTTGACGGCTGCATTTATATCGGTTCCTATATCAACGCGCCGGGCGAGGTGACCCAGACCGGCGACACCTTCCGAGTGGTTTACGGCGAACGGGAGGGCAGTGCCCATGCGGCGCAGCTGGCTGCGATCGCAGACGATCTGCGCGAAGCGCGTATAGATCCGGTCGTATCGGAGGATATTCGCAGCGCGGCCTTTGCAAAATACTGTATGGTATCGCCCTACGCGGCGGTGGAAGCGTATTATGATATCCTCACTGAGCCGCTGCAGAAGCCGGGCAGGGAGCGCGATCTCTATGTCGCGCTGACCAGGGAAGCCATTGCGGTCGGCCGCGCAATGGGACTCACATTGGCGGATCAGATTGTCGATGACAATCTGATGCAGGTGGACGAATCCACGCCTGACAGCTCCGCCTCAATGTATAAGGATTTGAAACGCGGCGGGGAAAGCGAAATAGACGGGCTGCTTTTTCAGGTGGTGCGCCTGGCGCGGCAGTACGGCGTCAGTGTCCCCAATTATCTTATGATTGCTGAAAAGTACGGTTACCAAGGCTAA
- a CDS encoding LytS/YhcK type 5TM receptor domain-containing protein codes for MIVEIFKNIILNISLLVLIAYLLTKIPLVKEFITNDRERLLAQCAMAVFFGLIGILSTYTGIRVNDAIANTRVIGVIAGGLLGGPVVGIGAGVIAGLHRYLIDIGGFTAVACAVSTIVEGLIGGVCYQYMKRANNSAAFAGAVTLAAEIIQMLIILLIARPLEEAWRLVAIISMPMILFNSIGVMIFVGIFDSVFIEQDREAANRIRLVLNIADRCLPYLRHGLYDKASLHSAAEIIRRESGAAGVLITDRSAILARSGVKLREPDGGCPLPQVVRKTIESGQVRIAEEAEESDLLYERLKLQTAVCAPLTRGGLVIGVLVLFIRKFKLTREVEQEFASGLARIFSTQLELSEVENQKKLLQKAEFAALQSQINPHFLFNALNTITAFCREKPERARELLIVLSNYFRNTLQTGHYMIPLKKELEHVNAYLELEKARFEEKLQVEEEIPEGLSCTVPSFILQPIVENAVKHGAMRGAGVGVVRIRAAQKKNEILITVQDNGKGIPQEVVDRLYRGDMGSGSVGLSNVHKRLKSIYGEDYGLMISTAQEGTEIGIRIPRVKKRGEDA; via the coding sequence ATGATCGTTGAGATTTTCAAGAACATCATCCTCAATATCAGCCTGCTGGTGCTGATCGCCTACCTGTTGACAAAAATTCCACTTGTCAAGGAGTTTATTACGAATGACCGGGAAAGACTGCTGGCGCAATGCGCCATGGCGGTCTTTTTTGGCCTGATCGGAATCCTTTCCACCTATACCGGCATCCGGGTCAACGACGCCATCGCAAACACCCGGGTCATCGGCGTGATCGCGGGCGGGCTGCTTGGAGGGCCGGTTGTGGGCATCGGCGCCGGCGTGATCGCCGGACTGCACCGCTATCTCATCGATATCGGCGGTTTCACAGCGGTAGCTTGTGCTGTCTCGACCATTGTGGAAGGATTGATCGGCGGGGTTTGCTACCAGTACATGAAACGCGCCAATAACAGCGCCGCCTTCGCGGGGGCGGTCACGCTGGCGGCGGAGATCATCCAAATGCTTATCATTCTGCTGATCGCGCGGCCGTTGGAGGAGGCCTGGCGGCTGGTGGCGATCATCTCAATGCCGATGATCCTCTTCAATTCCATCGGCGTGATGATCTTTGTGGGGATCTTCGATTCAGTCTTTATCGAGCAGGATCGGGAGGCCGCCAACCGTATCCGCCTGGTGCTGAACATTGCGGACCGGTGCCTGCCGTACCTGCGCCACGGCCTTTACGACAAGGCGAGCCTGCACTCCGCCGCCGAGATCATCCGCAGGGAATCCGGCGCGGCGGGCGTACTCATCACCGACCGAAGCGCTATTCTGGCCCGTTCGGGGGTGAAGCTGCGGGAACCGGACGGCGGCTGCCCGCTGCCGCAGGTGGTGCGCAAAACGATTGAAAGCGGACAGGTGCGGATTGCGGAGGAAGCGGAGGAAAGCGACCTGCTTTATGAACGGCTGAAGCTCCAGACGGCGGTCTGCGCGCCGCTCACGCGCGGTGGGTTGGTTATCGGGGTGCTGGTGCTTTTCATCCGTAAATTTAAGCTCACGCGGGAAGTCGAGCAGGAATTTGCAAGCGGGCTGGCACGGATCTTTTCCACCCAGCTGGAACTTTCCGAGGTCGAAAACCAGAAAAAACTTTTGCAGAAGGCGGAGTTTGCCGCGCTGCAAAGCCAGATCAATCCGCATTTTCTGTTCAACGCGCTCAACACGATCACCGCTTTCTGCCGGGAAAAGCCGGAACGCGCGCGGGAGCTGCTGATCGTACTGAGCAATTATTTCCGCAATACCCTGCAGACCGGCCATTATATGATCCCGCTCAAAAAGGAACTGGAACATGTAAACGCCTACCTCGAACTGGAAAAAGCGCGGTTTGAGGAGAAGCTGCAGGTGGAGGAGGAGATCCCGGAGGGGCTCAGTTGCACGGTGCCAAGCTTCATCCTCCAGCCGATTGTGGAGAACGCTGTCAAGCACGGCGCGATGCGCGGCGCGGGGGTCGGAGTTGTCCGGATCAGGGCGGCGCAGAAAAAGAATGAAATACTCATCACCGTGCAGGACAACGGCAAAGGCATCCCGCAGGAGGTGGTGGACCGGCTGTATCGGGGAGATATGGGTTCGGGTTCAGTGGGGCTTTCCAATGTGCATAAACGGCTCAAAAGCATCTACGGGGAGGATTACGGGCTGATGATTTCCACCGCGCAGGAAGGCACTGAGATTGGAATTCGCATTCCGCGCGTGAAAAAGAGAGGGGAAGATGCATGA